In a genomic window of Curtobacterium sp. MCBD17_035:
- a CDS encoding FAD-binding oxidoreductase yields the protein MRATSVVVVGGGVLGASTAAHLVRLGAAVTLVTEAGPASGASGRSLSWLNSAGARSDAYHRLRTIGIDRYRTVQQRLDRHDVVRFDGGLTWAAPGESYRERHEHELRIGYDSVWMSREDVARHVPGVDPAAVHPEGAVLNPGEGWVDLALLVDHLLAEVVAAGGTVRTGAGRSLPTVRDGRVTGVTTASGEHVPADAVVLATGSSVPRDLATLGVTMPDQTPIALLVRSEPVATPLRVVLNTPRVALRPAPGGALVFDAGWSEREVRVLDDGRYDVRDSTVAGLVAEARAVLAGHPVLTVAGVGVGPKPIPADGDPVAGAVVGITGLHVLFTHSGATLGLVLGELTAWEVVHDATHPLLADFRPSRFVTAGG from the coding sequence ATGCGTGCCACGTCCGTGGTCGTGGTCGGCGGCGGGGTGCTCGGCGCCTCGACGGCCGCGCACCTCGTCCGCCTCGGCGCCGCCGTCACGCTCGTCACGGAGGCCGGTCCCGCGTCCGGCGCGTCCGGTCGCTCCCTGTCCTGGCTCAACTCGGCGGGAGCGCGGAGCGACGCGTACCACCGGCTGCGCACGATCGGGATCGACCGCTACCGCACCGTCCAGCAGCGGCTGGACCGCCACGACGTCGTGCGGTTCGACGGCGGCCTGACCTGGGCCGCTCCCGGAGAGTCGTACCGGGAGCGTCACGAGCACGAGCTCCGCATCGGTTACGACTCCGTGTGGATGTCGCGCGAGGACGTCGCCCGGCACGTGCCCGGAGTCGATCCGGCGGCCGTGCATCCGGAAGGCGCCGTCCTCAACCCCGGCGAGGGGTGGGTCGACCTCGCGCTCCTCGTCGACCACCTGCTCGCCGAGGTCGTGGCCGCGGGCGGAACGGTGCGCACTGGAGCCGGACGGAGCCTCCCGACCGTCCGCGACGGCCGGGTGACCGGCGTCACCACGGCGAGTGGAGAGCACGTCCCGGCCGACGCCGTCGTGCTCGCGACCGGTTCCTCCGTGCCGCGGGACCTCGCCACGCTCGGCGTCACCATGCCCGACCAGACCCCGATCGCACTCCTCGTCCGGAGCGAACCCGTCGCGACACCGCTCCGCGTGGTGCTCAACACACCCCGGGTCGCGTTGCGCCCGGCACCCGGCGGCGCCCTGGTGTTCGACGCCGGCTGGAGTGAGCGCGAGGTCCGCGTGCTCGATGACGGCCGGTACGACGTGCGGGACTCGACCGTCGCGGGGTTGGTGGCCGAGGCGCGCGCCGTCCTGGCCGGGCATCCCGTGCTCACCGTCGCCGGCGTGGGGGTGGGCCCCAAGCCGATCCCTGCCGACGGCGACCCGGTGGCCGGTGCCGTCGTCGGCATCACGGGCCTGCACGTGCTCTTCACCCACAGTGGCGCCACGCTCGGCCTCGTGCTCGGTGAGCTCACGGCCTGGGAGGTCGTGCACGACGCCACGCATCCGTTGCTCGCGGACTTCCGCCCCTCGCGGTTCGTGACCGCTGGCGGATGA
- a CDS encoding UdgX family uracil-DNA binding protein (This protein belongs to the uracil DNA glycosylase superfamily, members of which act in excision repair of DNA. However, it belongs more specifically to UdgX branch, whose founding member was found to bind uracil in DNA (where it does not belong), without cleaving it, appears to promote DNA repair by a pathway involving RecA, rather than base excision.) yields MTDVERPGAQEWVPEHPDLTALRAAAPACHGCELHREGTQVVFSAGSADARFMLVGEQPGDQEDRAGEPFVGPAGRLLASAVERAGIDRSTVYVTNAVKHFHHEQRGKRRIHQKPSVAHVVACHPWLEAELAVVRPEVVVALGATAARSVLGRSVTIGRERGRLQELDDGSRLLVTTHPSALLRMPDEDARHAAFDELVADLRTAAGALR; encoded by the coding sequence ATGACCGACGTCGAACGTCCCGGCGCCCAGGAGTGGGTACCCGAGCACCCCGACCTGACCGCGCTCCGTGCGGCCGCCCCCGCGTGCCACGGATGTGAGCTCCATCGGGAGGGCACACAGGTGGTGTTCTCCGCAGGGAGTGCGGACGCCCGGTTCATGCTGGTCGGGGAGCAGCCCGGCGACCAGGAGGACCGTGCGGGGGAACCGTTCGTCGGGCCGGCCGGGCGCTTGCTCGCGAGCGCGGTCGAACGCGCCGGGATCGACCGGAGCACCGTGTACGTCACGAACGCGGTGAAGCACTTCCACCACGAGCAGCGGGGGAAGCGCCGGATCCACCAGAAGCCGTCGGTGGCGCACGTCGTCGCGTGTCACCCGTGGCTCGAGGCCGAACTCGCCGTGGTGCGCCCCGAGGTCGTCGTCGCACTCGGGGCGACCGCTGCGCGATCCGTGCTCGGCCGCAGCGTGACCATCGGACGCGAGCGCGGGCGCCTCCAGGAACTCGACGACGGCTCGCGCCTCCTCGTGACCACCCATCCATCGGCCCTGCTCCGCATGCCCGACGAGGACGCCCGCCACGCTGCGTTCGACGAGCTCGTCGCCGACCTCCGGACCGCTGCAGGGGCGCTGCGGTGA